AAGAAATATTAACAAGTGGAGATCCAAGAAAATTCCATTGCAACTCGCGCATGCACCTACAATTATAAGCATCACAATCGCACAACATTCACGTGCGTTTGCATGCATGTTTGCAGTACAATAAAACAATCACAAAGCCATCACCAAGCCATAGACAAAAGCGATCGTAACAaaacagtagcagcagcagctgaatACGCCCATTTCTCATGTACAATCGTGATCATTATGATGATGTGATAAGGGTGACGTGGTTTTTACCTCGGACGCTATAAATTTCAGAACCTGCAAAATACACCATTctcataagtgaaaaataaaaataaaacgaattttttatttcacaaGGACTGAAATCCAAAGCGTCGCCGTCCTTCAGccaacaaaaagaaaatcaaacgCTCAGACGACGTGGCGATACGTAATAAATTACAGGATATCCCGCGATGAATCTCAATCGATCAAACGGGAATTAGAAATACACCCCACGAGTCGACGTTATAAGTATTGTTCACACAGGTATAAAACTCGAgggttattgaaaaaaaaatcaattcgtCAGTGCAGAAGTGCTCTCGAAGGGTGTGCGCACAGCAATCCGTTTACTCAGCAACCTTCCCGTTCCTGTTGCTCCTCCAGGAGACTCACCGTTGAGGGGATTCACCGGTTGATGGCGTTGGCGTGATGGCGGTAACGGTggtggtggcggcggcggtggatGATGATAatggtgatgatgatgataatgatgatcGTTTTCCCGGTGCTTAAGCTGGTGCTGGTGATGGTGATTGGGTAGCGGTGGCAGGACCGCCACCGCGTGCGGGAACGGCGGAGCGGCGCGCGCGAACTGACCTACCGAGCCTGCTCCACGTGCACACAGACACCAATGTttgtttgttcttttttttgtaattcgtGTTAAAGTTAGTGCTACACCCTTCACCAGTTTTACAAATTGTCACCTCTTTATCGGATGGATACGAGCGAGTTGTGGGAAGGATAGAGAGAAAGGTCGACTTTACCTCGGTTCTCGAGACGCGAGCGTTGAGTTCGTTGCAACAAGactatatacagatatacacaGAGAGGTGTCCTTTTTTGCTCAAGCTGACAGCACGTGCATCTTTTATCGGGTGTAGAGTAGAAATTCAGTGGGACGTTAAAGTGTGAGAGGCTGTAAAATTTGTGATAGCTCGAATAAATTAAACGCTGAATTGATAAAAGATGCACGCGCGCGTCGCGTAAAAGCTGTATCTTCAGAAGGTTTAAGACAGCTCggtttttattatgtacagtaAAATTCTCTAGCTACTTTATGTACACCGAGATGAGAaaagtaatatttttcaatacaaaAGCAGAATTGTATTCTTTGGTAGAATATTTTTGCTAACTGTAcaatactattattataaaaatgtatatttagaaaaactaTCTGACTAGatgaattcaaaattttaataataataatcgatgCAAAGAAGAACATCCATCAAAAAAACTTAATATTATCATTCCAGCTTTCGAACGATACTATGTACAGATTTATTTACAGTTCTTCTAAGTATTCTTCTTTACGATAAAAGACTAAAGTTTAAATCCAAGGCTTTTCAATGAGTAAACATTACTAGATGCATAACTATGATACCTCGAATAATAACCCTTCTTTACTCAATCGAAACAACAACCAACACGTACGAGAATGAGAACACGTAACCACGACGATTAAAAAAAGCCTTCTACTTTCAAGCATGCTCTTATTGCCATAGCGCTATAATGTATGTTTAGGTTGCGATCTGTATAAATAGCAATAAACGAAATTTTCCCGAAGATTTGATAAGATGATCGTCGAGATGTACGAATGGACGCGATTATATGTAAAACCGAATTAATTGAGTttaattcattaaactaattttttatgtaaagTAACCGTGAACAGAATTTGTTGATTCGTTTTTGCGAAGTTGTACAATATACGACTAATTGTTGTAATTATGTAACTATATTTTTCTGTACATGATGCGTACAATTTCGCAAAAATGAAGATCCCGTTCATCCATATCTGCATACGACAACAACGATAGCCAAGGCATTCCTCGATTCCCAATAAAATATCGTTTAACTCCCGCATAGACTGCAGCTGTCTCGCAGCAGCAATAGCTCGAGTGATCTCGCGCGGACGGGGGTATGGAGGACAGAagacaaacacacacacacttgagagaggagagagaagaaagctCTCTCTGAGCTCTCGAGTTGGTCAGTGCTTTACGTACCTTGCATGGCAGAGTGCCGTCTCTGGGGAGGCGGTGGACTGCCGCCGGCCTCGACGCTGCTCCCGCTGTGGCTGTCCAGCTGGGTACTGTGACCACTGTCACTGCTCGTCACCGAACCTACGCAAACACGACGCCCAACACAAATTTCTATCACTACTTATTCTCTTGCTGTCTGATGCggttgctctcgctctcgtaaGTATCACATTCCCCCGCTGCCTCCGCCTCTCAATCATCATCTTCTCGCCGTGTCTCTACTATACAATACGTatactttctctcttttttgcaACTTTTACTGTGGTATATGGTTACTTTTTTCTGAAGATATGAAAACTCATAGCCGTCAACGCGCCACCCTCTAGGTGATTTATATAGtttatttttactcttttCGAGAACAACGTACGCGCCGCCGGACTGATGACTTTTGCGAACGATGAAAAAATGAGTCGCTGGATGATCCACTACAGATTTCTACAGTTAACTTTGTGCGTTTGACTGTAGAGAGCAGTAAAGCTTTTCGTTACTCTAACATAAAAGAACGTCACATGGGGAAAATGATTGAAACGCTATCGTTTGAAAACTAGTTAAGCCACTAATATAGTTCCACCATCTACTGTTCAAATCAAgtttcattttaaattcaaaaataaaagagcaatatatagaataaaaatgaagaataataaaagtattagCAATTGAAAAAGATAGAATAGCTTGTTACAACAATATTTGCATTCATAAAAAGCACTACCAacatgttaatggatcatcaGTAATACATTTTTCGTGTTATGCTTAAAGTCTCTAGTTATCATATAAGACGTGTTATTTCAATGATTCAAGtgtatttatattgtttataatttGTTTGTGACTTGGAAGCAAACTACGCTATATGATCAATTTGCACAAACGAATCTTACTACAAAGCCAGTGTTTTTAATATACATGATGATGATATCAATGAGTTTCACGATGTGATTCCGCTTGTCCCATTTCTCCCGTCACAAGAAGGCAATAAGAGCGTGAAAAACAGTGACAAAGTTTACCCGAGTGTTTGTAAGTATTTTCGTGACGTgaattcagtatatatagttgTAAAAAGCGCGAGCTTCGGCGTATGTAtagtaaaatatataatgcGTGCGCGCGTGGTTATAAAAAACAACGAGAGGACATGAAAACACTCATGAGTAATAATTGCGTGACGGCTGTGCAGCGTGCAAAACAAAAGGGGCCTCCTTTCTCCTGTTTTCGTTCACTCGTTCTGTCTCATTCGTCCAGACCATTCACTAGCCGTCAACTTCCTCTTTCCCTTTACTCACATGTACAAtcattttctctttcttccttccATTCTCAGCCCTCTCACTCTTCTCATCCTCGCTctcttttttgatttttttttaaatagacaATTTGCTATAAATGATTCAGCTTGTACTTTTGTATTAAGAGCAATAAACAAGAATGTGAATAACTAATATAAACAAGAGGTAAACAGTCATTCGCTGGCCACAGAGACGAGCCAAGACCGATCCTGGATGGAAGATTTGACTGAATACTGTTTTCATCTGTTAATGGCTTCTTTTTATAACGAGATCAAGCAAAATCATCCACTATAAAGTATAAAGTAACATGGTTACGAAACAAACGTATAGTTGCACGTTAATATATCGATGCTTTcaagaaaaatttcaatccAGGAAACATACAAAAAacgttaaatataaaaatgattgagcgagaaagagagagaaaacacaCGACACATTTTttctcgaagaaaaaaaattaaaaaaaaagtaatataaaACACAGGCACCTTtctatgtaataataatcataatagataataatatgcgagagagacgacgacgacgtcgaggaGTGGGAGGAGCACATCGACTGTTTCAAGCCGTGTCTACTCACCGCTGGTCAAGGTCTTCCTGAGCGGCTGAAGATTGCTGAGACTGGTGACGCTACTACTCTCAGCGCTGAGGTCGACCGGTGGTGGCAGGCCTGAGGGCGTATCGCTGTGTGAACGCTCGTGCATGGGTACGCGGTTGCTACCCGAACCGACGCGTCGAGGTGCGCCAGGGCTCTGCTCCAGTGCCGATGAGTGCAGAGCGAGTCCGGGCACCGGAAGCGGTGCCGCACAGTGTTTCGGCTGGTAAGGCCGGGTCTTATGCGGGTCCGAGAGAGCCAACATCTTACGTACCGCTTGGGGTGATGCCGCACCGAACTTTGTGCCTGTGTAGAAGTGATTTATCAGTACTCaagtataaagtaaatttGAACATGGATACTACGCTGCTTAACTATCGCAGCTTTCAACTAAAAGGGTAGATTGTTGCGGATTTATATTTCATGTTGACTATCTGTCGCTAATTGTCTATTGCGACAGAACACACTAcgtatttttatatgcatCGGCACGAATTCTGCTTTGCACTGTTATAGAGGGAATCGGAGTGTTCTACAAAATGGAAAAATGCTATGTTACGAGAAAACTAATTGAAGGTTCTCAAGGGAATGATTGGACGCGTAGGTGATAATCGTTTATTACATGACTTATAAAAGTGTGACATAAATAAGAAtcatctttttctttcttaccAATCATATTTATATTGCGGTTAATTGGGCGAACTGTCCAATCACTCCCTGGAGGATCACCAGGTTAATAAAGAACATAAATATCACTCGATTTAGCTTAATAATCGGATTCTACTTAATTATTGCGACTTTACCGCCCGAATGATTGATATAGACTTTCGTAAGATCAATGATTTCTTTAAGTGAATTACAATCGAATAATAAACGATAAGCTTACCTTgtatactctttcttccttcgCTCGTACTACTGGCGCTGCTCGTCGTTGAGAGAGTCGGAGACGGGTGTCTTCTGCCTCGTGATCCACCGAGTGGCACTGCTGCTGCCATGGCCACTGCTCCCACGTGAGGTTCACACTCAACTGACAACTGATGGAGCTTCTCTTCATCGGAGATGACCTTGATGTTGGCGAGATAAGCTTTTACGCGTCGCACCATTTGAGCCTCCTCGAACATCTTCTTTGGGTTGGGTGCAGCGGCAGACTTCTTTCGCCTCTTAACCGTTGCCGTTTGTCCGCCTGTGAAGTGCAATTTTTCGTGTGAGCATTTTTCCAAAAGAGTGGAGGTTGATTACGGCCATGTTTTTATTCAACAGTTTTAAGGTGCAAAGTAACTAGTTAGCAAAAAACACGAGGATCAACTTTGCTACCTTGATTATTACCCGTGGTCATTTGATTGAGAGCCACCATAGCAGAGCTAGATGGCTGTCCTCCTCGTTCTAACATTGTTTGCAAGTCGTAAGCAGACGAGCACATGTTCGTTAGAGTCCGAACTTCCTTCGCTATCATTCGGAGCTTCTCAAAGTTCACTAAGCCTTCAACCCTAGAGTCGTTTCCGAGATGAATGAAGGTCAGATCTTTCTTAACTACTGGATAAAATGGaatctaaaaaatgtaagTAATAGTTAAGATACTTTTCACTGcggaaaaattattaatgataAATTGCGAATCAAAACGTACGATCGGTGGCTGAGTTTGTTCGCTTGCAACCAATTGTCGGTATTTGCTCATGTTTCGACTGGGATCCATAAGCTCTTGCAAGTCGCTAAAAAGCCTCTGGTACTTGCTTGGCAACTTTTCCCAAGAGGCTCTGAGTCTTGAAACCGCTCCATGACCCAGGCCAGAGACAATTGCAAACATAGAGTTGAAGTTTTTACACTCTTTGCATTGacctttttgtaaaatattggtAATTGAGTGATATGATCGAATATGCTTATAAGTATCCTTTTGTACAATCGGGCAAATATAATGTACTTACGTGCtattttgataaattgttTGATGATTTTACTTCGCCTAACAATATTATGTTCTGAGCATACTTCCGTTACAACCCAAAACATTTCACGGTTAACCAATTCAGCAAATTGGCTCAGCATTGGCACACCGTATTTACTTTTCAATTCAAAAAGATCGTCCACATATTCGGTAGATTCGATTTGCCTGTTGAAAAAATATGCATGTTAAGATCGAAATTTGACAGATGTTGTAAGGAAACCTAATGCTCACattattactaaaaatattCACTCACCTGAATATGTTGAAATCCTGGAAAGTTAACTGAGCAGCGACTTCGATTGCATTCAATTGCAGGAAATGCACTTGAGACTCCCTCACCAGATCGGGCGCCTGTTCATCTGCCACTAAAGTCTCCGAGATCCCGTTTGTCTTTAGGTAATACCTGGAGCTCAGACCGATTCTTTCGGCCAGATTTTGCAGCTGGTCAGGCAATCGCCTCTGCTTGATCATACCACCTTCGCCAACGCTAACCTCAGCTAAAGAGAAGTTTGAGCTACTTTCAGTGATTCCAAATTCCTGAAGTGCAAGCATGACCACCTCATGGGCCGTCGTTTCTTTGTGTACGAGCAGGTACTTGCAAGTCTGATCGGCCTTGTACACCTTGAGCACGTGCTCTGGGTAGTCAGGCGCTCGCGGCTCATCGTAACAGTAAAGCGAGGTCAGGTCGGGATTGGAGCGCGAGTGGTATAGGTTGGAAGACTGCTGGGAGAGACCGGTACCCGGAGGTGTGTGAGGTGGTCCTAAAGGATCGTCCGCGTGAACTCCGTCGCTGCAAATATAATAcaatgtttacattttttatgcaCGAAAATGTCTATTTTATGAAAAGCAGAACGAGAAATATTTACTTGATCATATTCTTTGGCAAAATATTCATCTTCATGAGAGCTTTTTGGAATCTCTTTCTGGGTCCAAGTGTCATGAAACCCTTGTGCTCCTTTTTCGCGTCTTTGCACGGTGAGACGTTACTACTGTCGGCTGGAATGAGAAGTGGCACTCCGCCAACCATTGGATTTAGAGGATTAACAGGTGTCAGTGGATCGACGTGAGTCGATAACCTTATTCGCGGATCAGTCTGCAGTCTCGGAAGTATTTCGGGTTTGCTTGGTCGGCTGCGCTGTCGTGGTGAATTGTCCGGCTTCGCAAGCATTTCTTTGAATGCTAAAAATCATATTTGATCCATTAATTGAAAGAACAAACACTTGTTTTTAATCGATACTGATTTTTATCATTTGTTCCACGGCATTGCTAATGTACGTTTTCTAATGCCATGACATTGCAATAAATTTACTCAGACATGTAGTTCTTTAAGCGAATGACACGAACGGCCTCCTTACCTAAGAGATTCGATTTGACGGTGATGCTAAGATGCGTCGAACCTCTGAGAATTTCCAGGGCTTTCGCGTGATTGACGTGCTCGAAGCTCTGTCCGTTGACCTCGAGAATCTGATCACCTCGCTTGAGTCCGACGTCCTCCGCCTTCGATTTCTTCTCTACTTTAGAAATAAATATACCATATTTCTTTTCGTAGCCTCCTAAGATACTGAAGTGAAGAACCTCGTCTCGACTTGGTCGTGCCAAAACGACGTTTCGCGTCCTCGCCTTGGCTGCACACGCAATGTTTAACAATCtgtttggaaaaaataaagtttgttaaaaaacgcattcttgaattttaaaattatttagcCTTGTTTCACTAGATATaggcattttttataaattttttctcgATGCTTGGCGTCAGTTGCACAACAATCATTGTACAAACAGACAGATTTGCCCAAGAAGCGTTatcattatctttttttctcgattaAAAGTCTACACGGCTAACAAATAACGATAAAAAGCCTTCGACCGTCAGTGGAATTTACCCAAATCTATGCAGTTTTTTGCTTTCGAAAATTTCGCtactcttaaaaaaattaacgaacCTTTGTTGTCCGAGCATCTTCTCCTTCTCGAGACAAGCCTCAAACTTTTCGAGAAACTCCATCATCATGGGATCGGTCTCGAAGTCCGTGAAGTGATTGTTGACCCACAGAAGGACAACGCGTGCCACCCTGTCTCTGACCTGGGCTTGCTCGAACCACTCTAGCAGCTGATTAGCGACGAACTGCGAGTTGTCGACGAAGGTACGGTGCGTAAGCAGGAAATCCTCGACGTAAGTCGGGTCGGTAATACTGTTCTCTTCGATTAGTTGAAGCATTAGTCTATCGGATGTGCCCCGGATGACGACGTGGCCGCGTCGCGCCCCGCCGTCCAGGGCACCGCGCAACTCCGTGACCAGAATAACACGGCCGTCTTCCTCGTGTCGCCTCGTGTTCTCTTCACCCTGGTGCTGAATTCTGTAGTAATCCACCTGGGTGACGCACACGAACTGGCAGTCGTCGCACCTGTGTGCATAAATGCATCAGTGAGAAAATGTTTGAGAGTTGATTCATTGTGCTTGTttgctctttttcttttgcagCGATTTGTGGTGTATCTGGATTGAATGCAGAGTTTGTTTGGTGATTGTGCTTGTGCTATTTAGGTTTTGTTTACTTGTGCTAGTAAACATTCAAGGTACTTGAAATTCAATGTATCAAACAAAAGTTATCAACTATGTTAGTGTATTGTTTAACATCATTCTAGTCTGACTAATGAAACTGTTTTGTTATTACTGCAGTCAAGTAAACAAAATTCCTTACTTATTCAAGTACTTACTTTGTCCTCATAATCCCGCGGTGTAAGAGTGTCTCCATTGTGGGCAGAATACCGAAACTGTCTCCCACATGCAACTGATCAACAGTTCCATTGTGTTCTACTTCCACTGTTCCATTGATGAGGACACTCCAACTGTCCAGCTCTTCTCCATCGGTCAGAACAACCATTCCTGCACGTTCAACCACTGCGAACACCATTACTGCACAGAGTGCCCGTCTTACTGCCAGAGTCATGTTTGTGAAGGCCTTGAGATGCTGCGTGAAGTCAAGAAGAACTTCGATATCGTCTTCTGTCCTCTCTCCAGGATCTTTTTCAAGACATTCTCTGACTGTGTCTCGTACAGTTAGACTCTGCAAGATTAATTACAATATgaagattaatttaaaaattcaggATTGTAAGATTTGGTTGTTTCAAATGAAATCCACACTTACATCCATACTCTCGGCAAGATCTTCCTCTTCATCACTGTCCACTACAGACTCCTGCAGACCAGAGAGATCAACCTCATCTGGATCTTGGTCCAGAGAGCTCTGTACAGATGTCATGGTGTCTGAGCCACTGTACGCTGAACTAGTGTCACTGGAGTGACTACTTCTGTTGGATTTTTGATAGAGCTCTGGTCGGCCTGTAAGGCCTTGTGAAAactgtgaaaaaaaagattgaGTGAGCATTTtagcaaaatattttttgaaattgtaGTTGCATCTTAAAAATATAGTGGGAATCGACGAAAATAATTCAGCTCTGATCATATGAAACAACTACTCATTTCCAAGAATCAACTGCCATTCTCAATGACAGGAATGTAATTTATAATTGCCAATACTTCCAGCATCTATTAAAGCACTACTTAGAAAACAGTTCCTCATCcaacaaaaaaaaggaaagagcATCTCAAAGAATCTGACCATGAAGCTTGTCCTAGGCATCGTTTAGCGTTCATCTGGGCCTTTCATTCTCAATAAAGGAATAAAGAGTCTCAACAATTGGCACTGGCTTCTCAAGCAATGACATCGTGTACATCATATCTCTCAATTTGCCCACCAGCAATACATGAGGATATACGCATGGAGGAGAAGAAAGTTAGGAAGACAAGCAGCACGCCATGTGCAACTCTGCATTTGTTTATCAACCGTGCTAAACAAATTAGCACTGTTTAGCAAATTAGTCAGGCCAAAATACTTGTTGATCCTTGCAAACAGATCAACATTCCTTACGTAAACAAAGAGCAGTCCATTCATTTATAGAAGTGAATGTAAAGCCAGCATTAATTTAGAAGGAGTTCAAGGCATTTCCCAAgtcaaaagtaaaataaacaGGATCATGAGCCAGAAACGTCGCGAAGCCTTACAGCTGTGTACCAAAGCCACAACAGCATCAACTGAAGAATGCTAATGCAAATCGCTCGAAaacgaaaaggaaaaaaagaagaaaccgCGACATTCCATCGCGAAGAGAGCCCGCAGGAATCAAGGCATTTATGCTAGAATGCAATTTCCCAGGCGCCGAGTTGTGTATCGCGGGTCAGGAAGGTAAAGGCTGCGTAAGCAACATATACGAGGAATGGGCGTGATTGTGGGGAGGGCGCGAGGGGGAACgcaacagagcagcagcagcagcagagattAGGTTAGGACGGCACGACATGACATCACGCATCAGCCTACTCCTTTGCGCGCGCCGCCTCTCTTTGGAGAAAACATCAGAGCCAGGATCGTACTCGCTCCTTAGCTGTGCGCGTACGTGTATATGtattatgtatacacacgGAGATTCGCGAGCAGATGGTGGGCAGCTATCGCGATTGTTGTTGCAGGTCGCAGAGAGAATACGGGGCTCTGGGTGTTTCCACATACATTTCGGAGCGCGCGACGAGGGCATTATATCGGTGGGCACACGTAAAGCGCGACGCTGGTCGCGGAGCGTGCATCGGCTctccgtttctctctctctctctctctctctctctctctctctctctctctctctcacgcgcgcgcgagagcgcgaggGGCCCGTTTGGCGGCCATGAAAATTAATGCTCGAGCTGAGCGCGAGGAGAGCGAGCTGCGTATAGACGCAGGCAGGCAAGGCAAGCATTAACTCGTAACTCGCTCCGAAACGACGCTCGGCGATGCGTTTTCTCCCTTGGCTTTATACGCACGAACTGGGACCCTCACTTGGTACATGCCGCCGAAGGTATCCATCTCCTCTTGCGACCGATATATCGCTCCAGCAGCAGGCCGATGCACTCCACAACACACTCGCACAAACAGCGCACTCAAGTCTTTCCCGCGAGCGTCATACTGCACTCGGGTATGATGCTCCCGCGGCTGCAGATGTAGAGAC
The sequence above is a segment of the Nasonia vitripennis strain AsymCx chromosome 3, Nvit_psr_1.1, whole genome shotgun sequence genome. Coding sequences within it:
- the LOC100119820 gene encoding rap guanine nucleotide exchange factor 2 isoform X3, with product MQKHTMGSQQRNQQSPASSPAQRAPVRRWNSFHGGNYATEAANAAAHQQLYGQGGVHGPPGIMYQEAYLGSRSAAPRLPRAVQALRSESVDRAHPARVQPPPPPAFPRRRFSVCFGKRTGGSARRPNECFVLEPSEMIAIDYPEVHSRMHRPPQAHPISDHRPVNLVFEDTFSQGLTGRPELYQKSNRSSHSSDTSSAYSGSDTMTSVQSSLDQDPDEVDLSGLQESVVDSDEEEDLAESMDSLTVRDTVRECLEKDPGERTEDDIEVLLDFTQHLKAFTNMTLAVRRALCAVMVFAVVERAGMVVLTDGEELDSWSVLINGTVEVEHNGTVDQLHVGDSFGILPTMETLLHRGIMRTKCDDCQFVCVTQVDYYRIQHQGEENTRRHEEDGRVILVTELRGALDGGARRGHVVIRGTSDRLMLQLIEENSITDPTYVEDFLLTHRTFVDNSQFVANQLLEWFEQAQVRDRVARVVLLWVNNHFTDFETDPMMMEFLEKFEACLEKEKMLGQQRLLNIACAAKARTRNVVLARPSRDEVLHFSILGGYEKKYGIFISKVEKKSKAEDVGLKRGDQILEVNGQSFEHVNHAKALEILRGSTHLSITVKSNLLAFKEMLAKPDNSPRQRSRPSKPEILPRLQTDPRIRLSTHVDPLTPVNPLNPMVGGVPLLIPADSSNVSPCKDAKKEHKGFMTLGPRKRFQKALMKMNILPKNMINDGVHADDPLGPPHTPPGTGLSQQSSNLYHSRSNPDLTSLYCYDEPRAPDYPEHVLKVYKADQTCKYLLVHKETTAHEVVMLALQEFGITESSSNFSLAEVSVGEGGMIKQRRLPDQLQNLAERIGLSSRYYLKTNGISETLVADEQAPDLVRESQVHFLQLNAIEVAAQLTFQDFNIFRQIESTEYVDDLFELKSKYGVPMLSQFAELVNREMFWVVTEVCSEHNIVRRSKIIKQFIKIARQCKECKNFNSMFAIVSGLGHGAVSRLRASWEKLPSKYQRLFSDLQELMDPSRNMSKYRQLVASEQTQPPIIPFYPVVKKDLTFIHLGNDSRVEGLVNFEKLRMIAKEVRTLTNMCSSAYDLQTMLERGGQPSSSAMVALNQMTTGNNQGGQTATVKRRKKSAAAPNPKKMFEEAQMVRRVKAYLANIKVISDEEKLHQLSVECEPHVGAVAMAAAVPLGGSRGRRHPSPTLSTTSSASSTSEGRKSIQGTKFGAASPQAVRKMLALSDPHKTRPYQPKHCAAPLPVPGLALHSSALEQSPGAPRRVGSGSNRVPMHERSHSDTPSGLPPPVDLSAESSSVTSLSNLQPLRKTLTSGSVTSSDSGHSTQLDSHSGSSVEAGGSPPPPQRRHSAMQGSVGQFARAAPPFPHAVAVLPPLPNHHHQHQLKHRENDHHYHHHHHYHHPPPPPPPPLPPSRQRHQPVNPLNGGAVSSAGMSSMPPPPLPPPLGRRLPGHECRVPPDYKIAAQMARLHRLGRAHSHEGVTYRNEHEDDDEDAQVSAV
- the LOC100119820 gene encoding rap guanine nucleotide exchange factor 2 isoform X9 translates to MLKYRRKATAATTPAAAQAVTRGRGAQQLVQRRRKRGRSVSRSWPGTPSTLSFVSTTSAEIDYPEVHSRMHRPPQAHPISDHRPVNLVFEDTFSQGLTGRPELYQKSNRSSHSSDTSSAYSGSDTMTSVQSSLDQDPDEVDLSGLQESVVDSDEEEDLAESMDSLTVRDTVRECLEKDPGERTEDDIEVLLDFTQHLKAFTNMTLAVRRALCAVMVFAVVERAGMVVLTDGEELDSWSVLINGTVEVEHNGTVDQLHVGDSFGILPTMETLLHRGIMRTKCDDCQFVCVTQVDYYRIQHQGEENTRRHEEDGRVILVTELRGALDGGARRGHVVIRGTSDRLMLQLIEENSITDPTYVEDFLLTHRTFVDNSQFVANQLLEWFEQAQVRDRVARVVLLWVNNHFTDFETDPMMMEFLEKFEACLEKEKMLGQQRLLNIACAAKARTRNVVLARPSRDEVLHFSILGGYEKKYGIFISKVEKKSKAEDVGLKRGDQILEVNGQSFEHVNHAKALEILRGSTHLSITVKSNLLAFKEMLAKPDNSPRQRSRPSKPEILPRLQTDPRIRLSTHVDPLTPVNPLNPMVGGVPLLIPADSSNVSPCKDAKKEHKGFMTLGPRKRFQKALMKMNILPKNMINDGVHADDPLGPPHTPPGTGLSQQSSNLYHSRSNPDLTSLYCYDEPRAPDYPEHVLKVYKADQTCKYLLVHKETTAHEVVMLALQEFGITESSSNFSLAEVSVGEGGMIKQRRLPDQLQNLAERIGLSSRYYLKTNGISETLVADEQAPDLVRESQVHFLQLNAIEVAAQLTFQDFNIFRQIESTEYVDDLFELKSKYGVPMLSQFAELVNREMFWVVTEVCSEHNIVRRSKIIKQFIKIARQCKECKNFNSMFAIVSGLGHGAVSRLRASWEKLPSKYQRLFSDLQELMDPSRNMSKYRQLVASEQTQPPIIPFYPVVKKDLTFIHLGNDSRVEGLVNFEKLRMIAKEVRTLTNMCSSAYDLQTMLERGGQPSSSAMVALNQMTTGNNQGGQTATVKRRKKSAAAPNPKKMFEEAQMVRRVKAYLANIKVISDEEKLHQLSVECEPHVGAVAMAAAVPLGGSRGRRHPSPTLSTTSSASSTSEGRKSIQGSDWTVRPINRNINMIGTKFGAASPQAVRKMLALSDPHKTRPYQPKHCAAPLPVPGLALHSSALEQSPGAPRRVGSGSNRVPMHERSHSDTPSGLPPPVDLSAESSSVTSLSNLQPLRKTLTSGSVTSSDSGHSTQLDSHSGSSVEAGGSPPPPQRRHSAMQGSVGQFARAAPPFPHAVAVLPPLPNHHHQHQLKHRENDHHYHHHHHYHHPPPPPPPPLPPSRQRHQPVNPLNGGAVSSAGMSSMPPPPLPPPLGRRLPGHECRVPPDYKIAAQMARLHRLGRAHSHEGVTYRNEHEDDDEDAQVSAV